One genomic region from Pseudomonadota bacterium encodes:
- the uvrC gene encoding excinuclease ABC subunit UvrC, producing MQEEQLAQLLEALPALPGVYLMRDLRDRVVYVGKAKSLRNRVRQYFAPATSDAREFVRGLRDRLSTIDCIVTSSEKEALLLEHSLIQRHLPRYNMRLTDGKQFLCLRLDPRAAWPRLETVRKPTDDGALYFGPYHSAAPARQTLKLINRHFKLRSCSDRSFAARTRPCLQHQIKRCLGPCTLPVDREAYGRQVEYARLFLEGRRDDLLAALEREMLRAAEDLAYERAAVLRDQIAAVEATLATQRIVDFHDVDQDVVGFHREGGEVQISVLVVIGGRLAGKDDYHFDDQEFPDEDLLSSFLVQRYARALRTPNEILLPVALPDAAAVAELLAEARGSSVRILCPKRGQRLGQIRLATLNARNSFEARRGDAEATAARLASAQRRLGLPTPPRRIECVDIAHLGGSHTVGAFGAVVDGAVDRNAGRTFRLRVAGGGDDFAAIAEVLGRRFTRAARGEPGWAPPDLLVVDGGRGQLARAAAVLADLGFAEQPVVAIAKERAGDGVASTDRIFLRGRANPLPLRAETSALFLLAAARDEAHRLANSYQGKLHRRATIGSALDGVPGIGPKTRRALLTRLGSIARIREASEEELARVPGVGAALARRIREALEGGG from the coding sequence ATGCAAGAAGAACAGCTCGCGCAGCTCCTCGAGGCGCTCCCCGCCCTGCCCGGCGTCTACCTCATGCGAGACCTCCGCGATCGGGTCGTCTACGTCGGCAAGGCGAAGAGCCTTCGGAACCGGGTCCGTCAGTACTTCGCCCCCGCGACCTCGGACGCCCGCGAGTTCGTGCGCGGGCTCCGGGACCGCCTCTCGACCATCGACTGCATCGTGACGAGCTCCGAAAAGGAGGCGCTCCTCCTGGAGCACAGCCTGATCCAGCGCCACCTCCCGCGCTACAACATGCGGCTCACGGACGGCAAGCAGTTCCTCTGCCTGCGCCTCGATCCGCGCGCCGCGTGGCCGCGCCTCGAGACGGTCCGGAAGCCGACCGACGACGGGGCGCTCTACTTCGGCCCCTACCACTCGGCCGCGCCCGCGCGGCAGACGCTCAAGCTGATCAACCGCCACTTCAAGCTGCGATCGTGCTCGGACCGGTCGTTCGCGGCGCGGACCCGTCCGTGCCTCCAGCACCAGATCAAGCGCTGCCTCGGGCCGTGCACGCTGCCCGTGGACCGCGAGGCGTACGGCCGGCAGGTGGAGTACGCGCGGCTGTTCCTCGAGGGGCGGCGCGACGATCTCCTCGCGGCGCTCGAGCGCGAGATGCTGCGCGCGGCCGAGGATCTGGCGTACGAGCGCGCGGCGGTGCTGCGGGATCAGATCGCGGCGGTCGAGGCGACGCTGGCCACGCAGAGGATCGTGGACTTCCACGACGTCGACCAGGACGTGGTGGGGTTCCACCGCGAAGGCGGCGAGGTGCAGATCTCGGTGCTCGTCGTGATCGGCGGACGGCTCGCGGGCAAGGACGACTACCACTTCGACGACCAGGAGTTCCCGGACGAGGACCTCCTGTCGTCGTTCCTCGTCCAGCGCTACGCGCGCGCCCTGCGCACGCCGAACGAGATCCTCCTGCCCGTCGCCCTGCCCGACGCGGCCGCCGTCGCGGAGCTCCTCGCCGAGGCGCGCGGATCGTCGGTCCGGATCCTGTGCCCGAAGCGCGGACAGCGGCTCGGCCAGATCCGGCTCGCGACCCTCAACGCGCGCAACTCGTTCGAGGCGCGGCGGGGCGACGCCGAGGCGACCGCGGCGCGGCTCGCGAGCGCGCAGCGCCGCCTGGGCCTCCCGACGCCGCCGAGGCGCATCGAGTGCGTGGACATCGCGCACCTCGGCGGATCGCACACCGTCGGCGCTTTCGGCGCGGTGGTGGACGGCGCGGTAGACCGCAACGCCGGCCGCACGTTCAGGCTGCGCGTCGCGGGCGGCGGCGACGATTTCGCCGCGATCGCCGAGGTGCTGGGGCGGCGCTTCACGCGCGCGGCGAGGGGGGAGCCGGGTTGGGCGCCGCCCGATCTCCTCGTCGTCGACGGTGGCCGCGGGCAGCTCGCGCGGGCGGCCGCCGTGCTCGCGGATCTCGGGTTCGCCGAGCAGCCGGTGGTCGCGATCGCCAAGGAGCGCGCCGGGGACGGCGTGGCGTCCACGGATCGGATCTTCCTGCGCGGGCGGGCGAACCCGCTCCCCCTCCGGGCGGAGACGTCGGCGCTGTTCCTCCTGGCCGCGGCGCGCGACGAGGCGCACCGCCTGGCGAACTCGTACCAGGGCAAGCTGCACCGCCGCGCGACGATCGGCTCCGCGCTCGACGGCGTGCCCGGGATCGGGCCGAAAACGCGCCGCGCGCTGCTCACGCGGCTCGGCTCGATCGCGCGCATCCGCGAGGCGAGCGAGGAGGAGCTCGCCCGGGTCCCGGGAGTCGGGGCGGCCCTCGCGCGCCGCATCAGGGAGGCGCTCGAGGGCGGGGGGTAG
- a CDS encoding glycosyltransferase 87 family protein, with the protein MSGRGARIVAAALFACLAGLLAALAAASHGSPSPVWRLVAIAIVAHAPYAALIAIAARGREEPGAIVVICAAAALRLVLVFGSPVFSDDVYRYAWDGRVVAAGLDPYARPPSDEALAAFRDEGFARINNPELRTIYPPFAQLAFGAIASISPAVTAFRVAAALADLGVVFLVMTIARRIARSDRRAAGLAGIAYGLNPLACIETAMSGHLEPLAVLPVAGAFALLLGADVPARAAAARRIAAGAALAVACCTKLVPLLIVVPLVRRLRAAALIVPLALVAGYAAFWSPDLGAVRTLDTFARRWEGNAGGFALIKSASEGIIGAATGAGRPDEIVHVRFLDRPAAALQGGFFSLHKDGELDPSRPGAFTLSDLALAAAKIIAAALLVGVVVWVCRRRAAPPISALWVFGAFLLLTPVLHPWYLLWILPWAACLRAWPWLAFGAALPLAYLPLDSWWAAGTWDAPAWIPAVEHGVLCAAGLASLLVRERRRRALLTGKGDRSRNPQ; encoded by the coding sequence GTGTCGGGAAGGGGCGCGCGGATCGTCGCCGCCGCGCTGTTCGCGTGCCTCGCGGGTCTGCTCGCGGCGCTTGCCGCAGCGTCGCACGGTTCTCCCTCGCCGGTGTGGCGGCTCGTCGCGATCGCGATCGTCGCGCACGCCCCCTACGCCGCGCTGATCGCGATCGCCGCGCGCGGCCGCGAGGAGCCCGGGGCGATCGTCGTGATCTGCGCCGCAGCGGCGCTCCGGCTCGTGCTCGTGTTCGGGAGCCCCGTGTTCTCCGACGACGTGTACAGGTACGCCTGGGACGGGCGCGTCGTCGCCGCCGGGCTGGATCCCTACGCCCGCCCGCCGAGCGACGAGGCGCTCGCCGCGTTTCGCGACGAGGGCTTCGCGCGGATCAATAACCCCGAACTGCGCACGATCTACCCGCCCTTCGCGCAGCTCGCGTTCGGCGCGATCGCGTCGATCTCGCCTGCGGTGACCGCGTTCCGGGTCGCCGCCGCCCTGGCCGACCTCGGCGTCGTGTTCCTGGTGATGACGATCGCGCGCCGCATCGCGCGATCGGACCGCCGCGCCGCGGGGCTCGCCGGGATCGCCTACGGGCTCAACCCGCTCGCGTGCATCGAGACCGCCATGTCCGGCCACCTCGAGCCGCTCGCCGTGCTGCCCGTCGCCGGCGCGTTCGCGCTTCTGCTGGGCGCCGACGTTCCGGCGCGGGCGGCCGCCGCTCGTCGGATCGCGGCCGGGGCCGCGCTCGCCGTGGCGTGCTGCACCAAGCTCGTGCCGCTGCTGATCGTCGTGCCGCTCGTGCGGCGCCTCCGCGCCGCGGCGTTGATCGTCCCTTTGGCGCTCGTCGCGGGCTACGCGGCGTTCTGGTCGCCGGATCTCGGCGCCGTGCGCACGCTGGACACCTTCGCGAGGAGGTGGGAGGGAAACGCGGGCGGCTTCGCGCTGATCAAGAGCGCCTCCGAGGGGATCATCGGAGCCGCGACCGGCGCCGGACGCCCGGACGAGATCGTGCACGTCCGGTTCCTCGATCGACCGGCGGCCGCCCTCCAGGGCGGCTTCTTCTCGTTGCACAAGGACGGGGAGCTCGATCCCTCGCGGCCCGGCGCGTTCACCCTCTCGGATCTCGCGCTGGCCGCCGCCAAGATCATCGCCGCCGCGCTGCTCGTGGGCGTCGTGGTCTGGGTGTGCCGGCGCCGTGCCGCCCCTCCGATCTCGGCGCTGTGGGTCTTCGGCGCGTTCCTCCTGCTCACGCCCGTGCTGCACCCGTGGTACCTCCTGTGGATCCTGCCTTGGGCGGCCTGCCTGCGGGCTTGGCCGTGGCTCGCGTTCGGTGCGGCGCTGCCGCTCGCCTACCTGCCCCTCGACAGCTGGTGGGCCGCCGGGACATGGGACGCGCCGGCGTGGATCCCCGCCGTCGAGCACGGCGTTCTCTGCGCGGCCGGGCTGGCTTCCCTTCTCGTGCGGGAGCGAAGAAGGAGAGCCCTGTTGACCGGAAAAGGCGATAGAAGTAGAAATCCACAGTGA
- a CDS encoding integration host factor subunit beta, with the protein MTKSELIDAVASQTNVTKSRAEMVVNCIFDAMTDALKNGEGIEIRGFGSFTVRQYKPYNGRNPRTGDPVHVASKRLPFFKVGKELKEMVNAALDGGGDATGKPS; encoded by the coding sequence ATGACGAAGTCGGAACTCATCGATGCTGTCGCGAGCCAGACGAACGTCACGAAGAGCCGCGCCGAGATGGTCGTCAATTGCATCTTCGATGCGATGACCGACGCTCTCAAGAACGGAGAGGGCATTGAAATCCGTGGCTTCGGCAGCTTCACCGTGCGCCAGTACAAGCCGTACAACGGGCGCAACCCGAGGACCGGGGACCCGGTGCACGTGGCCTCCAAGCGTCTCCCGTTCTTCAAGGTCGGCAAGGAGCTCAAGGAGATGGTGAACGCGGCGCTGGACGGCGGGGGCGACGCGACCGGCAAGCCCTCCTGA
- a CDS encoding Stp1/IreP family PP2C-type Ser/Thr phosphatase, with translation MPVQVAGETNVGMKRNHNEDTFSVVENENLFIVCDGMGGHASGEVASQMAVETLKNFFRDTREDAELTWPFKMDRSRRYEENRLITGIKLANLRIHEASKRESKYHGMGTTITATYFVEDGVYLAHVGDSRIYRLRDGAIEQITEDHSLLNDYIKMKKLTQAEIDNFPHKNVIVRALGMKESVKVDTFFDQPRSGDVFLLCSDGLSGEVPDDKMAVIFNSNPSDLQAACHELITEANRNGGHDNITVVLVRTP, from the coding sequence ATACCCGTACAGGTCGCCGGCGAGACGAACGTCGGCATGAAGCGCAACCACAACGAGGACACGTTCTCGGTCGTCGAAAACGAGAACCTGTTCATCGTGTGCGACGGCATGGGCGGCCACGCGTCGGGAGAGGTCGCGAGCCAGATGGCCGTCGAGACCCTGAAGAACTTCTTCCGCGACACGCGCGAGGACGCGGAGCTCACCTGGCCGTTCAAGATGGATCGCTCGCGGCGCTACGAGGAGAACCGGCTCATCACGGGGATCAAGCTCGCGAACCTGCGGATCCACGAGGCGTCGAAGCGGGAGAGCAAGTACCACGGCATGGGCACTACGATCACAGCGACGTACTTCGTGGAGGACGGCGTGTACCTCGCGCACGTCGGGGACAGCCGGATCTACAGGCTGCGCGACGGGGCCATCGAGCAGATCACGGAAGACCACTCGCTCCTCAACGACTACATCAAGATGAAGAAGCTCACCCAGGCCGAGATCGACAACTTCCCGCACAAGAACGTCATCGTCCGTGCGCTGGGCATGAAGGAGTCGGTGAAGGTCGACACGTTCTTCGACCAGCCGCGCTCCGGCGACGTGTTCCTGCTGTGCTCCGACGGCCTGAGCGGAGAGGTGCCCGACGACAAGATGGCCGTGATCTTCAACAGTAACCCCTCCGATCTCCAGGCCGCCTGCCACGAGCTGATCACCGAGGCGAATCGCAACGGCGGCCACGACAACATCACCGTCGTCCTGGTGCGCACGCCGTAG
- a CDS encoding ABC transporter ATP-binding protein/permease has product MNGSRNDDATREAPPGRIGVGSLLALARPASPLLAAAAACMAVSAAATAGYAYLVGPVLRFLFGEDAAFAAPVAGAPHEAFGEIGAALAGIAPWQLAAVLVAAAAIKGFAFFASRVASSRAGQRVLFRLRNDVYRSLLALDPFGEESRRAGAMVSRFAVDVEAVEQALTDGLMGFVRDALQIAALVVLILALDPVLGALGLLAFPLAALSIVRLGRALRRRRRDVHEAFEALGESVSETAAGLHVVRAFRAEPLMRARFEAASLNLAVRAVRAATLRALSSPFNEILGAAALGATLMYANARIAQGALTAGEVASFFTALALLYQPVKGLGQDQSAVQSGLAALDRLAVLREDERRSAARPAAPFTAHPGPFSVEIRGLVAGYPGCPEVLRCVDLVVPKGARLAIVGGSGSGKTTLLNALGGLLEPRGGELLVDGVRVDPRSFAASGAVATVPQEPFLFDDGIAMNVRIGRPSASDEEVIAACRVAGVLGFAGELPGRLEERIGRRGARLSVGQRQRVCLARALLSAAPLLLFDEITASLDGATERALVEGLDGYLGERSVVVVTHRLSTARWASRLALLEGGVMRAEGPAGQLLESDPRVRSLFEGAPREEDCVA; this is encoded by the coding sequence ATGAACGGATCGAGGAACGACGACGCGACGCGCGAGGCTCCGCCCGGACGGATCGGGGTGGGATCGCTCCTCGCGCTCGCCCGTCCGGCCTCGCCGCTGCTCGCCGCCGCGGCCGCGTGCATGGCGGTCAGCGCCGCGGCCACCGCCGGCTACGCGTACCTCGTCGGACCGGTGCTGCGGTTTCTGTTCGGCGAAGACGCGGCGTTCGCGGCGCCAGTTGCAGGCGCGCCGCACGAGGCGTTCGGCGAGATCGGCGCGGCGCTCGCCGGGATCGCGCCGTGGCAGCTCGCGGCGGTGCTCGTCGCCGCGGCCGCGATCAAGGGGTTCGCGTTCTTCGCGTCGAGGGTCGCCTCGTCGCGCGCCGGACAGCGCGTCCTGTTCCGGCTGCGGAACGACGTGTACCGCTCGCTGCTCGCGCTCGATCCGTTCGGCGAGGAGTCGCGGCGCGCGGGCGCCATGGTGTCGCGGTTCGCCGTGGACGTCGAGGCGGTCGAGCAGGCGCTGACCGACGGCTTGATGGGGTTCGTGCGGGACGCCCTGCAGATCGCGGCCCTCGTCGTCCTCATCCTCGCCCTCGATCCGGTGCTCGGCGCGCTCGGGCTCCTCGCGTTCCCGCTCGCCGCACTGTCGATCGTCCGTCTCGGGCGGGCGCTGCGGCGGCGCAGGCGCGACGTGCACGAGGCGTTCGAGGCGCTCGGCGAATCGGTCTCGGAGACCGCCGCCGGGCTGCACGTCGTCCGCGCCTTCAGGGCCGAGCCGCTGATGCGCGCGCGATTCGAGGCCGCGAGCCTGAACCTCGCCGTGCGGGCGGTCCGCGCCGCGACTTTGCGGGCGCTCTCGAGCCCGTTCAACGAGATCCTCGGCGCGGCCGCGCTCGGCGCGACCTTGATGTACGCGAACGCCCGCATCGCACAGGGCGCGCTGACCGCCGGGGAGGTCGCGTCCTTCTTCACCGCGCTCGCGCTGCTCTACCAGCCCGTCAAGGGGCTCGGTCAGGATCAGAGCGCGGTGCAGTCCGGGCTCGCGGCCCTCGACCGGCTGGCCGTCCTGCGCGAGGACGAGCGCCGCTCCGCCGCCCGGCCGGCCGCTCCTTTCACCGCGCACCCGGGACCCTTTTCCGTCGAGATCCGCGGCCTCGTCGCCGGCTACCCGGGGTGTCCGGAGGTCCTCCGGTGCGTCGATCTCGTCGTGCCGAAGGGCGCGCGCCTCGCGATCGTGGGCGGCTCGGGCTCCGGGAAGACGACGCTCCTGAACGCGCTCGGCGGCCTGCTCGAGCCGCGCGGCGGCGAGCTCCTCGTGGACGGCGTCCGCGTGGATCCCCGCTCCTTCGCCGCGAGCGGCGCCGTGGCGACCGTGCCGCAGGAGCCGTTCCTGTTCGACGACGGCATCGCGATGAACGTCCGGATCGGGCGGCCGTCCGCCTCGGACGAGGAGGTGATCGCCGCGTGCCGCGTGGCGGGCGTGCTCGGGTTCGCCGGCGAGCTCCCGGGCCGGCTCGAGGAGCGGATCGGGCGGCGGGGCGCCCGGCTCTCGGTCGGCCAGCGGCAGCGCGTCTGCCTGGCCCGCGCCCTCCTGAGCGCGGCGCCGCTCCTCCTGTTCGACGAGATCACCGCGTCGCTCGACGGCGCGACCGAGCGGGCGCTCGTGGAAGGGCTCGACGGCTACCTCGGCGAGAGGTCGGTGGTGGTCGTCACCCACCGCCTCTCCACGGCGCGCTGGGCATCGCGCCTCGCGCTGCTCGAGGGCGGTGTCATGCGCGCAGAGGGCCCGGCCGGGCAGCTGCTCGAGAGCGATCCGCGCGTCAGGAGCCTCTTCGAAGGGGCGCCGCGGGAGGAGGACTGCGTTGCGTGA
- a CDS encoding HEAT repeat domain-containing protein: MKDENFSDSVEGQDEPTPDESASPLGSGPIDPMLDPPDGEYKAAGGNAKVVIVLLILLLGGAALAYYFYNDNKQFEEWKKKQDDATALAKKGDDAGYKAALRAIAQECDRKDILLDVVYSIGVEKDKEAVPLLVKLLERGDGVSEEAAMALATIGPPEGKAGADAIFKQMQAVKDVAKGRYAWALCALGDERGMTDLLEAVGKQIANTKTIHGWDPAVIARMATTDRLIQMADSENDIVQFHAAQELGFRKDKDTIPALIKLMESKGRNTVVEAAVALGRSNDERARKALVDKLRGDDGLVDLILTTVTASVGAPGLQAIYEGLPDIETKFKVINKFKELRDPRAADFLVKVLNEKLPDTTAKQKLDADNIHNQALWALEDLGDPRIADKMYEKTAWVPATDAQIPDPGLRYRQNDMYRRLANGVPSWFAKVRPEGAADYLQKIYDANQPYANTPECAQRVKVDIGPLMDAMGRTGDQRFCDLIKPFLDQDENFHYQAASLAIARLKCPFATEEFVRRMVMTKTERKEELFSTSIETREYSMETRLQERRNSIIGSRYVGDAKASETLMSIALDPMDDPELRTEAAISLAYMEDEKTLPMILEKVKDNLTEIGARTILVEGLAHNPSSEAIPVLFDILEKETDVTLMRAAAITIGEAADPANDARLNKLLDDPNEDRQRVAAFAVLLGGSTERVDRVIEILLKGQETRLLLKEWFEARQPLLTDEMFEKKRIFRRLAVAQAVMAQSENKGEAINWGWRYLLDRLKNGWDNSPGGLNAREIRDRLADAVRKDAGYRQLAADTLAGLIERGTLLALQGEDGPQSAVARATLDKLSAKSQ, from the coding sequence ATGAAAGACGAGAACTTCTCCGATTCGGTTGAAGGCCAGGACGAGCCGACGCCCGACGAGAGCGCTTCCCCACTCGGGAGCGGGCCGATCGACCCGATGCTGGACCCGCCGGATGGAGAGTACAAGGCGGCCGGCGGCAATGCGAAGGTCGTCATCGTCCTCCTGATCCTGTTGTTGGGCGGCGCCGCGCTCGCCTATTATTTTTATAACGATAACAAGCAATTCGAGGAGTGGAAGAAGAAGCAGGACGACGCCACCGCGCTCGCCAAGAAGGGCGACGACGCCGGATACAAGGCCGCCCTGCGCGCCATCGCCCAGGAGTGCGATCGCAAGGACATCCTGCTGGATGTCGTGTACTCCATCGGCGTCGAGAAGGACAAGGAAGCGGTGCCGCTGCTCGTCAAGTTGCTCGAGCGCGGCGACGGCGTGAGCGAAGAGGCCGCCATGGCGCTCGCGACGATCGGCCCCCCCGAGGGGAAGGCGGGAGCGGACGCGATCTTCAAGCAGATGCAGGCGGTGAAGGACGTCGCGAAGGGGCGGTACGCGTGGGCGCTCTGCGCGCTCGGCGACGAGCGCGGCATGACGGATCTTCTCGAGGCCGTGGGCAAGCAGATCGCGAACACCAAGACGATTCACGGATGGGATCCGGCGGTCATCGCCCGCATGGCGACGACCGACCGCCTGATCCAGATGGCCGACTCCGAGAACGACATCGTGCAGTTCCACGCGGCGCAGGAGCTCGGGTTCCGGAAAGACAAGGACACCATCCCGGCGCTCATCAAGCTGATGGAGTCGAAGGGACGCAACACGGTCGTCGAGGCGGCCGTCGCGCTCGGCCGCAGCAACGATGAGCGCGCGCGCAAGGCGCTCGTCGACAAGCTGCGCGGCGACGACGGTCTCGTGGATCTCATCCTGACAACCGTGACCGCGTCCGTGGGCGCGCCGGGGCTCCAGGCGATCTACGAGGGGCTGCCGGATATTGAGACCAAGTTCAAAGTCATAAACAAGTTCAAAGAGTTGCGCGATCCGCGCGCCGCCGACTTCCTCGTGAAGGTGCTCAACGAGAAGCTGCCGGATACGACGGCCAAGCAGAAGCTCGACGCCGACAACATCCACAACCAGGCGCTTTGGGCCCTCGAGGATCTCGGCGATCCGCGCATCGCGGACAAGATGTACGAGAAGACGGCCTGGGTGCCCGCGACCGACGCGCAGATCCCGGATCCGGGGCTGCGCTATAGGCAGAACGACATGTACCGCCGGCTCGCCAACGGGGTGCCGTCCTGGTTCGCCAAGGTCAGGCCCGAGGGCGCGGCCGACTACCTGCAGAAGATCTACGACGCGAACCAGCCGTACGCCAACACGCCGGAGTGCGCGCAGCGGGTGAAGGTCGACATCGGCCCGCTCATGGACGCCATGGGCCGCACCGGCGATCAGCGCTTCTGCGACCTGATCAAGCCGTTCCTCGATCAGGACGAGAACTTCCACTACCAGGCCGCGTCGCTCGCGATCGCGCGTCTCAAGTGCCCCTTCGCGACCGAGGAGTTCGTCAGGCGCATGGTGATGACGAAGACGGAGCGCAAGGAGGAGCTGTTCTCGACGTCGATCGAGACGCGCGAGTACAGCATGGAGACGCGCCTGCAGGAGCGGCGCAACTCGATCATCGGGTCGCGCTACGTCGGGGACGCCAAGGCGAGCGAGACGCTCATGTCGATTGCGCTCGATCCGATGGACGATCCGGAGCTCCGCACCGAGGCGGCGATCTCGCTCGCGTACATGGAGGACGAGAAGACGCTCCCGATGATCCTGGAGAAGGTCAAGGACAACCTGACCGAGATCGGCGCGCGCACCATCCTCGTGGAGGGGCTCGCGCACAACCCGTCGTCCGAGGCGATCCCGGTCCTGTTCGACATCCTCGAGAAGGAGACGGACGTCACGCTGATGCGCGCCGCGGCGATCACGATAGGCGAGGCCGCCGATCCGGCCAACGACGCGCGCCTGAACAAGCTGCTCGACGATCCCAACGAGGATCGGCAGCGCGTCGCGGCTTTCGCCGTGCTGCTCGGCGGCAGCACCGAGCGCGTCGACCGCGTGATCGAGATCCTGCTCAAGGGACAGGAGACCCGGCTCCTGCTGAAGGAGTGGTTCGAGGCGCGGCAGCCGCTGCTCACCGACGAGATGTTCGAGAAGAAGCGGATTTTCAGGCGGCTCGCGGTCGCGCAGGCGGTCATGGCGCAGAGCGAAAACAAGGGCGAGGCGATCAACTGGGGCTGGCGGTACCTCCTCGATCGCCTGAAGAACGGCTGGGACAACTCGCCGGGCGGCCTCAACGCGAGGGAGATCCGCGACCGCCTGGCCGACGCGGTCCGCAAGGACGCGGGCTACCGGCAGCTCGCGGCCGACACGCTCGCCGGCCTCATCGAGCGCGGCACGCTGCTCGCGCTGCAGGGCGAGGACGGACCGCAGTCCGCCGTCGCGCGCGCCACGCTCGACAAACTCTCCGCCAAGTCGCAGTAG
- a CDS encoding AarF/UbiB family protein, with translation MGRDTPKTATAYATTRFLRAYLATFVVLASYAWLNVKARLFGGRYREDHVEEVHRRNARRIEAAILELQGLFIKVGQLFSIMTNFLPEEFRSGLANLQDSMPARPYEQIERRIREELGGAPEEVFAEFERAPVASASLGQVHRAKTRDGLVVAVKVQHLGVEEMARADLRTIFRIVRIVRRFFRARGLENYYHEIKAMVLDELDFLKEAGNIEAIAENFKDNRRVVFPRVHRQLSTSRVLTLEWVDGIKIADTQRLREAGLDPATVARDLVKVYCQMIFIDGLYHADPHPGNVLVRGDGAIVLLDFGATGRLEPQMRQGISSFLEAIIKGDEDQLLRSLRMMGFLRVGSEQSDAAARIIEHFHRKFQDEIRLESFSLSAVKLDTRKGFEALADLHEMNVGLREVSDAFQMPREWVLLERAALLLAGLCTHLDPGMNPADTIRPYLEEFVLGKDRDWSEMLFDVTREKLFSFLSMPSLAEKVVNRSLAGKVSFRVEGIQRASDQLYAAAHQLMYTLLASVSAGAAIYCHSHGETELARYAACVAGGFGFLTVISMLRARRHGRRR, from the coding sequence TTGGGCCGCGACACGCCGAAAACAGCGACCGCCTACGCGACGACGCGGTTCCTGCGCGCCTACCTCGCGACCTTCGTCGTCCTCGCCTCGTACGCCTGGCTGAACGTGAAGGCGCGCCTCTTCGGGGGGCGGTACCGCGAGGATCACGTCGAGGAGGTGCACCGCCGCAACGCGCGGCGCATCGAGGCGGCGATCCTCGAGCTGCAGGGGCTGTTCATCAAGGTCGGCCAGCTGTTCAGCATCATGACGAACTTCCTTCCGGAGGAGTTCCGCTCCGGGCTCGCCAACCTTCAGGACTCGATGCCGGCGCGCCCGTACGAGCAGATCGAACGCCGCATCCGCGAGGAGCTCGGCGGGGCCCCGGAGGAGGTGTTCGCCGAGTTCGAGCGCGCGCCGGTCGCGTCGGCGTCGCTCGGGCAGGTGCACCGCGCGAAGACGCGCGACGGGCTCGTCGTCGCGGTCAAGGTCCAGCACCTCGGGGTGGAGGAGATGGCGCGCGCCGACCTCCGTACCATCTTTCGCATCGTCCGGATCGTGCGCCGGTTCTTCCGGGCGCGGGGGCTCGAGAACTACTACCACGAGATCAAGGCGATGGTCCTGGACGAGCTCGACTTCCTCAAGGAGGCCGGGAACATCGAGGCGATCGCCGAGAACTTCAAGGACAACCGGCGGGTCGTCTTCCCGCGGGTCCACAGGCAGCTCTCGACGTCGCGCGTGCTCACGCTGGAGTGGGTCGACGGGATCAAGATCGCGGACACGCAGCGGCTCAGGGAGGCCGGGCTGGACCCGGCGACGGTCGCGCGGGATCTCGTGAAGGTCTACTGCCAGATGATCTTCATCGACGGCCTCTACCACGCGGATCCGCACCCGGGCAACGTGCTCGTCCGCGGCGACGGCGCGATCGTGCTCCTGGACTTCGGCGCGACAGGACGGCTCGAGCCGCAGATGCGCCAGGGGATCAGCTCCTTCCTCGAGGCGATCATCAAGGGCGACGAGGATCAGCTGCTGCGCTCGCTCAGGATGATGGGCTTCCTGCGCGTGGGCTCCGAGCAGTCCGACGCGGCGGCGCGCATCATCGAGCACTTCCACAGGAAGTTCCAGGACGAGATCCGGCTCGAGAGCTTCTCCCTGTCGGCGGTCAAGCTGGACACGCGCAAGGGGTTCGAGGCGCTCGCCGACCTGCACGAGATGAACGTGGGCCTCCGGGAGGTGTCGGACGCGTTCCAGATGCCCCGCGAGTGGGTGCTGCTCGAGCGCGCGGCGTTGCTGCTCGCGGGCCTGTGCACGCACCTCGATCCCGGAATGAACCCCGCCGACACGATCCGCCCGTACCTCGAGGAGTTCGTGCTCGGCAAGGATCGCGACTGGTCCGAGATGCTCTTCGACGTCACGCGCGAGAAGCTGTTCTCGTTCCTGTCGATGCCCAGCCTCGCGGAGAAGGTCGTCAACAGATCGCTCGCCGGCAAGGTGAGCTTCCGGGTCGAGGGGATCCAGAGGGCGTCGGATCAGCTGTACGCCGCCGCGCACCAGCTCATGTACACCCTCCTCGCCTCGGTGAGCGCCGGCGCGGCGATCTACTGCCACAGCCACGGCGAGACCGAGCTGGCGCGCTACGCGGCCTGCGTCGCGGGGGGGTTCGGCTTCCTGACGGTGATCTCGATGCTGCGCGCGAGGAGGCACGGCAGGCGGCGATGA